CTATCATTCCCGAAAAATCAGCAGGAGCTACATTCGCACTTGCGGAAATTGCACCTTTAGCACCAATTGTCATCAAAGGAAATGCTAAAGCATCTTCTCCGCAAAATACCCCAATCTTCCCATTGCAGAGCTTGATTATCTCAGCAGATTGAATGAGGTTTCCAGATGCCTCCTTTATCCCAACAATGTTTTCAATAGATGATAATTTAAAAACCGTCTCAGGCATCATATTTACACCGGTTCTTCCCGGGACATTATAAAGAATAATAGGAAGCCTTATATTCTTTGCTAGCTCTTTAAAATGGGCAATTAAGCCATCTTGTGTTGGCTTGTTGTAATATGGTGTAATGCTTAATATTCCATCTGAACCATCTTCCTCTGCCTGCTTTGCTATCTCAATTGCCTCTTTTGTTGAATTTGAACCAGCACCTGCAATTACAGGTATTCTTTTCTTTACAACA
This region of bacterium genomic DNA includes:
- the dapA gene encoding 4-hydroxy-tetrahydrodipicolinate synthase, which encodes MFKGSIVPIITPFKDDYSIDYEVLERLIEFHIESGTNGLVPVGTTGESATLSHKEHRDVVKFTIDVVKKRIPVIAGAGSNSTKEAIEIAKQAEEDGSDGILSITPYYNKPTQDGLIAHFKELAKNIRLPIILYNVPGRTGVNMMPETVFKLSSIENIVGIKEASGNLIQSAEIIKLCNGKIGVFCGEDALAFPLMTIGAKGAISASANVAPADFSGMIEEVEEDIQRARSLYYKLLPLCKAMFLETNPAPVKEALFIMGLIPNPNVRLPLVRVKEETSKKIKDVLLSLGIVK